The following proteins are encoded in a genomic region of Parus major isolate Abel chromosome 20, Parus_major1.1, whole genome shotgun sequence:
- the ZHX3 gene encoding zinc fingers and homeoboxes protein 3 isoform X2 has protein sequence MASKRKSTTPCMIPVKTLVLQETEQDAGEDDREGTQAEAPAEGPAASDAGASTSNNGALSNGHRGIADGDTYICKPCDFGSQDLHQFFGHLDSEHSDFSKDPAFACVGCSFLANSHEGLSHHNAESHAGETSFVWRLVKQDSRTTVEQSLCEATSSHELPGEVPEEGADGQSEIIITKTPIMKIMKGKPEAKKIHTLKENVSSQLGGESEVKDGEHSFPNGSVPVSQPTASSTKSSHIVNGSIIGNVPVLQAGVAQLVSLQQQPPLHQQLPTSKSLPKVMIPLSSIPTYNAAMDSNSFLKNSFNKFPYPTKAELCYLTVVTKYPEEQLKIWFTAQRLKQGISWSPEEIEDARKKMFNTVIQSVPQPTITVLNTPLVANPGTVPHLIQATLPGHVVGQPEGTGGLLVTQPIMANGLKGTSSSFTLAVTSVPKPQPAAQHSTVSSSNTSGVKVVNSAQSLLTACPAISSQTFLDPNVYKNKKSHEQLSALKGSFCRNQFPGQAEVERLTKITGLSTKEIRKWFSDRRYHYRNVRGGRAIFPGDSALDSLPEITFDVPPRGAELGPAAAAAATPAPHHPPRRQSWHQAPDFTPTKYKERAPEQLKALESSFAQNPLPAEEEVNRLRGETKMTRREIDSWFSERRKKKVTEENKKLEEVAQQEEEEAENGGGEGEDSSDEQRATSENGSVDASGSNPNSAERKVSPIKINLKNLRVTESNGKIEVPGTGANEKGDGSSSRPPTPPKTKLNFKKTAQQRHLLKQMFVQTQRPTNQEYDAIVSQTGLPRAEVIRWFGDSRYGYKNGQLKWYENYRRGVFPPGLVEVSPAGREVLEDYYEKHKGLREEDVPGLCERARLGAQQLKKQTELKPPAPEDPLLPLRRNL, from the exons ATGGCTAGCAAAAGGAAATCCACAACTCCCTGCATGATACCAGTAAAAACACTGGTGCTTCAGGAGACCGAACAGGATGCTGGAGAAGATGATCGTGAAGGAACACAAGCAGAGGCTCCCGCAGAAGGACCAGCAGCGAGTGATGCTGGGGCCAGCACCAGTAACAATGGAGCTTTGTCCAACGGGCACCGCGGCATTGCCGACGGTGACACTTACATCTGCAAGCCTTGTGACTTTGGATCTCAAGACCTTCACCAGTTCTTCGGGCACTTGGACTCTGAGCACTCAGACTTTAGCAAAGACCCCGCGTTCGCGTGTGTCGGGTGCAGCTTCCTGGCCAACAGCCACGAAGGGCTCTCGCACCACAACGCCGAGTCGCACGCCGGCGAGACCAGCTTTGTCTGGAGGCTGGTGAAGCAGGACAGTCGTACAACCGTGGAGCAAAGTCTCTGTGAGGCCACCAGCAGCCATGAGCTGCCAGGAGAGGTCCCTGAGGAAGGGGCAGACGGCCAGTCTGAAATTATCATTACCAAAACCCCTATCATGAAGATAATGAAGGGTAAACCCGAGGCCAAAAAAATTCAcacactgaaggaaaatgtgtcGAGTCAGTTGGGCGGTGAGTCAGAGGTGAAGGATGGAGAACATTCATTCCCAAATGGGTCCGTGCCAGTCAGCCAGCCCACTGCAAGTTCAACAAAGTCATCCCACATAGTGAATGGCTCCATCATAGGAAACGTGCCTGTTCTGCAGGCGGGTGTTGCACAACTtgtgtcactgcagcagcagcccccatTGCATCAGCAGCTCCCTACATCCAAGTCCCTTCCCAAGGTGATGATCCCACTGAGCAGCATTCCCACATACAATGCTGCCATGGACTCCAACAGCTTCCTGAAAAACTCTTTCAACAAGTTCCCCTACCCCACCAAAGCTGAGCTCTGCTACTTGACCGTGGTGACCAAGTACccagaagagcagctgaagaTCTGGTTCACTGCCCAGAGGCTGAAGCAGGGCATCAGCTGGTCACCAGAGGAGATTGAAGATGCCAGGAAGAAGATGTTCAACACTGTTATTCAGTCTGTGCCACAACCCACCATTACAGTGTTGAACACGCCCCTGGTTGCAAATCCTGGGACTGTTCCCCATCTTATCCAGGCGACTTTACCAGGCCACGTGGTGGGGCAgccagaggggacagggggGCTGCTGGTCACGCAGCCCATCATGGCAAACGGGCTGAAGGGCACCAGCTCCTCCTTCACCTTGGCAGTGACTTCTGTCCCCAAGCCGCAGCCGGCGGCGCAGCACAGCACCGTGAGCTCCAGCAACACATCGGGGGTCAAGGTGGTCAACAGCGCCCAGTCCCTGCTCACCGCCTGCCCTGCCATCTCCTCGCAGACCTTCCTGGATCCCAACGTCTACAAAAACAAGAAGTCTCATGAACAGCTCTCAGCCCTCAAAGGCAGCTTCTGCAGAAACCAGttccctggccaggctgaagTCGAGCGGCTGACAAAGATCACGGGCTTGTCCACCAAGGAGATCCGAAAATGGTTCAGCGACAGGAGGTACCACTACAGGAACGTGAGAGGCGGCCGGGCCATCTTCCCTGGAGACAGTGCTCTTGATTCCCTGCCCGAAATCACCTTTGATGTCCcacccagaggagctgagctgggtcccgcggcggcggcggcggccacGCCGGCTCCTCACCACCCACCACGACGGCAGTCGTGGCACCAGGCACCCGACTTCACCCCAACCAAGTACAAGGAGCGAGCGCCCGAGCAGCTGAAGGCCCTGGAGAGCAGTTTTGCCCAAAATCCCCTTCCTGCGGAGGAAGAGGTGAACCGCCTGAGGGGGGAAACGAAGATGACACGGAGGGAGATCGACAGCTGGTTCTcggagaggaggaagaagaaggtgACGGAGGAGAATAAGAAACTGGAGGAGGTGgctcagcaggaggaggaagaggcagagaatGGCGGCGGGGAAGGGGAAGACTCCTCGGATGAGCAGAGGGCCACGAGTGAGAACGGCTCAGTGGATGCCTCCGGCAGCAACCCCAACTCGGCGGAGCGGAAGGTGAGTCCCATCAAAATCAACCTGAAAAACCTGCGAGTGACCGAGTCCAACGGCAAAATCGAGGTACCGGGGACCGGCGCAAATGAAAAGGGGGACGGCAGCTCCAGCCGGCCGCCCACCCCtcccaaaaccaaactgaactTCAAAAAAACGGCCCAGCAGCGGCATCTGCTGAAGCAAATGTTCGTGCAGACCCAGCGCCCCACGAACCAGGAGTATGACGCCATCGTGTCCCAGACGGGCCTGCCGCGGGCCGAGGTCATTCGCTGGTTCGGGGACAGCCGCTATGGCTACAAGAACGGGCAGCTGAAGTGGTATGAGAACTACCGGCGGGGGGTTTTCCCCCCGGGGCTGGTGGAGGTCAGCCCCGCCGGCCGGGAGGTGCTCGAGGACTACTACGAGAAGCACAAGGGGCTGCGGGAGGAGGACGTGCCCGGCCTCTGCGAGCGCGCCCGCCTCGGCGCCCAGCAGCTCAAG aaacagaCTGAACTCAAACCACCAGCCCCGGAGGATCCGCTCTTACCCTTGAGAAGAAATTTGTGA
- the ZHX3 gene encoding zinc fingers and homeoboxes protein 3 isoform X1, with protein MASKRKSTTPCMIPVKTLVLQETEQDAGEDDREGTQAEAPAEGPAASDAGASTSNNGALSNGHRGIADGDTYICKPCDFGSQDLHQFFGHLDSEHSDFSKDPAFACVGCSFLANSHEGLSHHNAESHAGETSFVWRLVKQDSRTTVEQSLCEATSSHELPGEVPEEGADGQSEIIITKTPIMKIMKGKPEAKKIHTLKENVSSQLGGESEVKDGEHSFPNGSVPVSQPTASSTKSSHIVNGSIIGNVPVLQAGVAQLVSLQQQPPLHQQLPTSKSLPKVMIPLSSIPTYNAAMDSNSFLKNSFNKFPYPTKAELCYLTVVTKYPEEQLKIWFTAQRLKQGISWSPEEIEDARKKMFNTVIQSVPQPTITVLNTPLVANPGTVPHLIQATLPGHVVGQPEGTGGLLVTQPIMANGLKGTSSSFTLAVTSVPKPQPAAQHSTVSSSNTSGVKVVNSAQSLLTACPAISSQTFLDPNVYKNKKSHEQLSALKGSFCRNQFPGQAEVERLTKITGLSTKEIRKWFSDRRYHYRNVRGGRAIFPGDSALDSLPEITFDVPPRGAELGPAAAAAATPAPHHPPRRQSWHQAPDFTPTKYKERAPEQLKALESSFAQNPLPAEEEVNRLRGETKMTRREIDSWFSERRKKKVTEENKKLEEVAQQEEEEAENGGGEGEDSSDEQRATSENGSVDASGSNPNSAERKVSPIKINLKNLRVTESNGKIEVPGTGANEKGDGSSSRPPTPPKTKLNFKKTAQQRHLLKQMFVQTQRPTNQEYDAIVSQTGLPRAEVIRWFGDSRYGYKNGQLKWYENYRRGVFPPGLVEVSPAGREVLEDYYEKHKGLREEDVPGLCERARLGAQQLKVWFAVKAEEEGRGCGPEAAGSRKGPCEAGAEASESSEAWEPGGREGSAGTPDAPGPPPATGLETD; from the exons ATGGCTAGCAAAAGGAAATCCACAACTCCCTGCATGATACCAGTAAAAACACTGGTGCTTCAGGAGACCGAACAGGATGCTGGAGAAGATGATCGTGAAGGAACACAAGCAGAGGCTCCCGCAGAAGGACCAGCAGCGAGTGATGCTGGGGCCAGCACCAGTAACAATGGAGCTTTGTCCAACGGGCACCGCGGCATTGCCGACGGTGACACTTACATCTGCAAGCCTTGTGACTTTGGATCTCAAGACCTTCACCAGTTCTTCGGGCACTTGGACTCTGAGCACTCAGACTTTAGCAAAGACCCCGCGTTCGCGTGTGTCGGGTGCAGCTTCCTGGCCAACAGCCACGAAGGGCTCTCGCACCACAACGCCGAGTCGCACGCCGGCGAGACCAGCTTTGTCTGGAGGCTGGTGAAGCAGGACAGTCGTACAACCGTGGAGCAAAGTCTCTGTGAGGCCACCAGCAGCCATGAGCTGCCAGGAGAGGTCCCTGAGGAAGGGGCAGACGGCCAGTCTGAAATTATCATTACCAAAACCCCTATCATGAAGATAATGAAGGGTAAACCCGAGGCCAAAAAAATTCAcacactgaaggaaaatgtgtcGAGTCAGTTGGGCGGTGAGTCAGAGGTGAAGGATGGAGAACATTCATTCCCAAATGGGTCCGTGCCAGTCAGCCAGCCCACTGCAAGTTCAACAAAGTCATCCCACATAGTGAATGGCTCCATCATAGGAAACGTGCCTGTTCTGCAGGCGGGTGTTGCACAACTtgtgtcactgcagcagcagcccccatTGCATCAGCAGCTCCCTACATCCAAGTCCCTTCCCAAGGTGATGATCCCACTGAGCAGCATTCCCACATACAATGCTGCCATGGACTCCAACAGCTTCCTGAAAAACTCTTTCAACAAGTTCCCCTACCCCACCAAAGCTGAGCTCTGCTACTTGACCGTGGTGACCAAGTACccagaagagcagctgaagaTCTGGTTCACTGCCCAGAGGCTGAAGCAGGGCATCAGCTGGTCACCAGAGGAGATTGAAGATGCCAGGAAGAAGATGTTCAACACTGTTATTCAGTCTGTGCCACAACCCACCATTACAGTGTTGAACACGCCCCTGGTTGCAAATCCTGGGACTGTTCCCCATCTTATCCAGGCGACTTTACCAGGCCACGTGGTGGGGCAgccagaggggacagggggGCTGCTGGTCACGCAGCCCATCATGGCAAACGGGCTGAAGGGCACCAGCTCCTCCTTCACCTTGGCAGTGACTTCTGTCCCCAAGCCGCAGCCGGCGGCGCAGCACAGCACCGTGAGCTCCAGCAACACATCGGGGGTCAAGGTGGTCAACAGCGCCCAGTCCCTGCTCACCGCCTGCCCTGCCATCTCCTCGCAGACCTTCCTGGATCCCAACGTCTACAAAAACAAGAAGTCTCATGAACAGCTCTCAGCCCTCAAAGGCAGCTTCTGCAGAAACCAGttccctggccaggctgaagTCGAGCGGCTGACAAAGATCACGGGCTTGTCCACCAAGGAGATCCGAAAATGGTTCAGCGACAGGAGGTACCACTACAGGAACGTGAGAGGCGGCCGGGCCATCTTCCCTGGAGACAGTGCTCTTGATTCCCTGCCCGAAATCACCTTTGATGTCCcacccagaggagctgagctgggtcccgcggcggcggcggcggccacGCCGGCTCCTCACCACCCACCACGACGGCAGTCGTGGCACCAGGCACCCGACTTCACCCCAACCAAGTACAAGGAGCGAGCGCCCGAGCAGCTGAAGGCCCTGGAGAGCAGTTTTGCCCAAAATCCCCTTCCTGCGGAGGAAGAGGTGAACCGCCTGAGGGGGGAAACGAAGATGACACGGAGGGAGATCGACAGCTGGTTCTcggagaggaggaagaagaaggtgACGGAGGAGAATAAGAAACTGGAGGAGGTGgctcagcaggaggaggaagaggcagagaatGGCGGCGGGGAAGGGGAAGACTCCTCGGATGAGCAGAGGGCCACGAGTGAGAACGGCTCAGTGGATGCCTCCGGCAGCAACCCCAACTCGGCGGAGCGGAAGGTGAGTCCCATCAAAATCAACCTGAAAAACCTGCGAGTGACCGAGTCCAACGGCAAAATCGAGGTACCGGGGACCGGCGCAAATGAAAAGGGGGACGGCAGCTCCAGCCGGCCGCCCACCCCtcccaaaaccaaactgaactTCAAAAAAACGGCCCAGCAGCGGCATCTGCTGAAGCAAATGTTCGTGCAGACCCAGCGCCCCACGAACCAGGAGTATGACGCCATCGTGTCCCAGACGGGCCTGCCGCGGGCCGAGGTCATTCGCTGGTTCGGGGACAGCCGCTATGGCTACAAGAACGGGCAGCTGAAGTGGTATGAGAACTACCGGCGGGGGGTTTTCCCCCCGGGGCTGGTGGAGGTCAGCCCCGCCGGCCGGGAGGTGCTCGAGGACTACTACGAGAAGCACAAGGGGCTGCGGGAGGAGGACGTGCCCGGCCTCTGCGAGCGCGCCCGCCTCGGCGCCCAGCAGCTCAAGGTGTGGTTTGCGGTGAAGGCtgaggaggagggcaggggctgCGGCCCCGAGGCGGCCGGCAGCCGGAAAGGGCCGTGCGAAGCCGGCGCGGAGGCGTCGGAGAGCAGCGAGGCGTGGGAGCCGGGCGGCCGGGAGGGCAGCGCCGGGACCCCCGACGCCCCCGGCCCACCGCCCGCCACAGGGCTGG aaacagaCTGA